In a genomic window of Alcanivorax sp.:
- a CDS encoding low molecular weight protein-tyrosine-phosphatase, whose protein sequence is MTVSVLFVCLGNICRSPTAEAVFRERVIAAGLEEHILIDSAGTGDWHIGRAPDPRTREAAARRGYQMDSLRARQVGPQDFYEFDVVLAMDNANLADLQAMQPADVTVTLGRFLDYSSETSVSEVPDPYYGGEDGFDRVLDLIEGGADGLLDALRERL, encoded by the coding sequence ATGACGGTATCCGTACTCTTTGTCTGTCTCGGTAATATCTGTCGTTCGCCCACCGCTGAAGCGGTCTTCCGGGAGCGGGTGATAGCCGCCGGGCTGGAAGAGCACATCCTTATCGACAGCGCCGGTACCGGTGACTGGCATATCGGCCGAGCCCCTGATCCGCGAACCCGGGAAGCGGCGGCCCGCCGGGGCTACCAGATGGATTCCCTGCGTGCTCGCCAGGTGGGTCCGCAGGATTTCTATGAATTCGACGTGGTGCTGGCCATGGACAATGCCAACCTGGCGGATCTACAGGCCATGCAACCGGCGGATGTGACCGTGACCCTGGGTCGGTTTCTGGACTACTCCAGCGAGACGTCCGTGAGCGAGGTGCCGGATCCCTACTATGGCGGCGAGGACGGCTTTGACCGGGTTCTGGATTTGATTGAAGGCGGCGCCGACGGACTGCTGGATGCACTGCGAGAGCGCCTATGA
- the kdsB gene encoding 3-deoxy-manno-octulosonate cytidylyltransferase encodes MSFYVVVPARYASTRLPGKPLADIAGKPMVVRVAERCQQSEAGQVYVATDDNRIADALDGQVPVVMTREDHPSGTDRLQEVAAKLELADDDIIVNVQGDEPLIPPSVINQVAANLAANPACQMATLCEPIEDADHLFNPNVVKVVFDDDGRALYFSRAPIPWDRDAFADGGRDISAGQWWRHIGIYAYRVSFLHQYVQWPPATLEQLESLEQLRAMANGVAIHLAPAIEAVPGGVDTQADLERLRAQLGGRG; translated from the coding sequence ATGAGTTTTTATGTGGTGGTGCCTGCCCGGTACGCATCGACCCGTTTACCGGGTAAACCGCTGGCCGATATCGCCGGCAAGCCCATGGTGGTGCGGGTGGCGGAACGGTGCCAGCAGAGTGAGGCGGGACAGGTCTATGTGGCCACCGACGATAACCGCATTGCTGATGCTCTGGATGGGCAGGTGCCGGTGGTGATGACCCGGGAGGATCACCCCTCCGGTACCGATCGTCTTCAGGAAGTAGCCGCCAAACTGGAATTGGCCGATGACGATATCATTGTCAATGTGCAGGGGGACGAGCCGCTGATCCCGCCGTCGGTGATCAACCAGGTGGCTGCCAACCTGGCCGCTAATCCTGCCTGTCAGATGGCCACCCTGTGTGAACCTATCGAAGACGCCGATCACCTGTTCAACCCCAATGTGGTGAAAGTGGTGTTCGATGATGATGGTCGAGCGCTGTATTTTTCCCGGGCGCCGATTCCCTGGGATCGTGATGCCTTTGCGGATGGGGGGCGTGATATCAGTGCTGGTCAATGGTGGCGGCATATCGGTATCTATGCCTATCGGGTGTCTTTTTTGCATCAGTATGTGCAATGGCCGCCGGCCACACTGGAGCAACTGGAATCTCTGGAGCAGCTCCGCGCCATGGCCAATGGGGTGGCCATTCATCTGGCACCGGCCATTGAGGCAGTACCGGGTGGGGTCGATACCCAGGCGGACCTGGAGCGCCTGCGCGCGCAACTGGGAGGACGGGGATGA
- the murB gene encoding UDP-N-acetylmuramate dehydrogenase, with product MNQLQPPLVETDADLSTLNTLRLPARARRLARPDTLDALEQVLAERDPAEPLQVIGEGSNLVINEDLPGLTLCPAMDGMARVKEDVQFVWVAAGAGVHWDDLVAWTVEQGWQGLENLSLIPGTAGAAPFQNIGAYGVELSQVLEQVTVMEVATGRVTHFAAEDCEFAYRDSRFKSRDRGRYVITGIELRLNKVPACNVSYGPLKEHFGHLPAEEVLPAAVRERVIAVRQSKLPDPAVLANAGSFFKNPVVSIDKAGQLKKSFPGLVGYEQPEGIKLAAGWLIERAGWKGRRLGPVGMHSEQALVLVNHGGATSEDVLALASAVRRDVWERFGVSLEQEPILLP from the coding sequence ATGAATCAGCTCCAGCCACCGCTAGTGGAAACGGATGCGGATCTGAGCACGCTCAATACCCTACGCCTGCCTGCCCGTGCCCGACGACTGGCCAGGCCAGATACCCTGGATGCCCTCGAACAGGTGCTGGCCGAGCGTGACCCGGCCGAGCCGTTACAGGTGATCGGCGAGGGCAGCAATCTGGTTATCAATGAGGATTTACCCGGTCTTACCCTGTGTCCGGCCATGGATGGTATGGCTCGGGTGAAAGAGGACGTGCAGTTTGTCTGGGTCGCCGCCGGGGCCGGGGTGCACTGGGATGACCTGGTGGCCTGGACGGTTGAGCAGGGCTGGCAGGGGCTGGAAAACCTGTCGCTGATTCCCGGCACCGCCGGGGCGGCACCGTTCCAGAATATCGGAGCTTATGGAGTGGAGTTGTCCCAGGTGCTGGAACAGGTCACGGTAATGGAAGTGGCCACCGGCCGGGTGACGCACTTTGCCGCCGAAGACTGTGAATTTGCGTACCGGGACAGTCGCTTCAAAAGCCGTGATCGGGGTCGTTACGTGATTACCGGTATCGAGCTGCGCCTCAACAAGGTACCGGCCTGCAATGTGAGTTACGGGCCGTTGAAAGAGCACTTTGGCCATTTGCCTGCCGAAGAGGTATTACCGGCGGCGGTGCGCGAGCGGGTGATTGCTGTGCGCCAGAGTAAACTGCCGGACCCGGCGGTGCTGGCCAATGCCGGCAGCTTTTTCAAAAACCCGGTGGTGAGCATCGACAAGGCGGGGCAACTGAAAAAAAGCTTCCCGGGTCTGGTCGGCTATGAGCAGCCCGAGGGCATCAAGTTGGCTGCTGGCTGGCTGATCGAAAGGGCTGGCTGGAAAGGGCGTCGACTTGGCCCTGTGGGCATGCACAGCGAGCAGGCCCTGGTGCTGGTCAACCACGGCGGTGCCACCAGCGAGGATGTGCTGGCACTGGCCTCTGCCGTGCGTCGGGATGTGTGGGAGCGGTTTGGCGTCAGCCTGGAGCAGGAACCGATCCTGCTGCCGTAG